The following proteins are co-located in the Tachysurus vachellii isolate PV-2020 chromosome 19, HZAU_Pvac_v1, whole genome shotgun sequence genome:
- the hdac7a gene encoding histone deacetylase 7, whose amino-acid sequence MDLRVGERVMHPGSDTLLSPLLLSPFNHQHCAQYNQHLRLNMQQHLRDQEQTKQQLQMIRHKDKSQQSAVASSVVKKKLAEVILKKQKQAALERTSSNPLTNTPVAYRELAPDPNVPLQPLFSSPPQTFSDGAEDPPLRRATSEPNLKMKLKKHLHTRKSPLTRKQSAPPTIKPHRPDTLDSSPSSSSTPVSGCSSPNDTIPSENGVLPPTSSRPHESHRVLLSDGSVAHFSVPTLSTLPTITLGLPAHAKADGELGSLKIGQVPLVSSSSPLLVPLGVEEQNLVQHVLILEPSGLVRTPLLTVPGLAPVPLHVGTAHKPLSRTRSEPLPPSPRAIHTQLLQKQHSTQLLERLKQQTHLGKLMSKSSEKPRLSQIPSEDMDSEEVGTSSSTANKSRAESQREAETQEEQLSLQQTLILNQSRLWETQKQLQQLRRHTAQMALPMMLSGMHRPLARTQSSPASTSHTLPDKTLPITTATEPNLTQSRFTTGLVYDSQMLKHQCTCGDNNSHPEHAGRIQSIWSRLQERGLRVQCESIRGRKATLEELQSVHTERHVLLYGTNPLNRLKLDNRNLTGILSQRMFVMLPCGGVGVDNDTIWNEMHTSTAARTAAGSVTELAFRVAKGELKNGFAVVRPPGHHADPSNPMGFCYFNSVAIAAKQLQQKLNINKILIVDWDVHHGNGTQEIFYSDPSVLYISLHRYDNGNFFPGSGGPEEVGSGAGEGFNVNVAFAGGLDPPMGDAEYLAAFRMVVMPIAQDFSPDLVLVSAGFDAAEGHLAPLGGYRVTAKCFGFLTQQLMKLAGGRVVLALEGGHDLTAICDASESCVSALLGLEDPLPEEVLNQKPNANAVQSLQKVLHIQSEYWPCVREMMMSVCSSYVGAQKGDSEETAAVKALASLSVGVLNNIKRVSDEPMED is encoded by the exons ATGGATTTGCGTGTTGGTGAGCGTGTGATGCACCCGGGTTCAGACACATTGCTGTCACCGCTGCTGCTCAGTCCATTTAACCATCAACACTGTGCACAGTACAACCAACACCTCCGG ttGAACATGCAGCAGCATCTGCGAGATCAAGagcaaacaaaacagcagcTACAGATGATACGACACAAAGATAAGAGTCAGCAGA gtgctGTGGCCAGTTCTGTGGTGAAGAAGAAGTTAGCTGAAGTGATTCTGAAGAAGCAGAAACAAGCAGCGCTGGAGAGGACGAGCTCAAACCCGCTCACCAACACCCCTGTGgcctacag aGAGTTGGCTCCAGATCCCAACGTCCCTCTGCAGCCGCTATTCTCGTCTCCTCCACAGACATTCAGTGATGGAGCAGAAGATCCTCCTCTACGGCGAGCAa ccTCGGAGCCAAACCTGAAGATGAAGCTGAAGAAGCATCTACACACTCGGAAAAGTCCACTAACACGGAAGCAGAGTGCTCCGCCCACCATCAAACCCCACAGACCTGACACActtg ACTCGTCTCCCAGCAGCAGTAGTACTCCTGTATCAGGCTGCAGTTCTCCTAATGACACGATACCCAGTGAGAACGGAGTGCTGCCCCCTACTTCCAGCAGGCCACatgag tctcaTAGGGTGTTACTCTCTGATGGATCTGTAGCTCATTTCTCTGTACCAACTCTTTCCACCCTTCCTACCATCACGCTGGGACTTCCAGCTCATGCCAAG GCAGATGGGGAACTGGGTTCTTTGAAAATCGGTCAGGTTCCTCTGGTATCATCGAGTTCACCTCTGTTGGTTCCTCTGGGTGTTGAGGAGCAGAACCTGGTGCAGCACGTCCTTATCCTGGAGCCATCTGGACTTGTTCGCACTCCACTTCTCACTG TTCCAGGTTTGGCTCCAGTTCCTTTGCATGTCGGCACTGCTCACAAACCCCTGAGCCGCACACGATCTGAGCCATTGCCCCCTAGTCCCCgtgccatacacacacaactgctgCAAAAGCAACACAGCACACAACTGCTGGAAagattaaaacaacaaacacaccttGGCAAG CTCATGTCAAAGTCGAGTGAGAAGCCACGTCTCTCTCAGATCCCCTCTGAGGACATGGACTCTGAGGAGGTGGGGACATCATCCAGCACTGCCAATAAGAGCAGAGCAGAGTCACAGAGGGAGGCAGAGACTCAGGAGGAGCAGCTCAGCCTTCAGCAAACCCTCATTCTCAACCAg tcacgTCTTTGGGAGACGCAGAAACAGCTGCAGCAGCTGCGCAGACACACGGCCCAAATGGCATTACCCATGATGCTCAGTGGCATGCACCGCCCTCTTGCACGTACACAGTCCTCACCAGcctccacctcacacacactgcctgaCAAAACTCTGCCAATCACCACGGCAACCGAGCCCAACCTCACCCAATCGCGCTTTACCACAG gCTTGGTATATGACTCTCAAATGTTAAAGCACCAGTGTACATGTGGAGATAACAACTCTCACCCAGAGCATGCTGGGAGAATTCAGAGCATCTGGTCTCGACTGCAGGAACGCGGACTAAGAGTGCAGTGCGAG agTATCCGTGGTCGTAAGGCGACTCTGGAGGAGTTACAGTCGGTTCATACAGAGCGTCATGTTCTCCTCTATGGAACAAACCCACTAAACCGTCTCAAACTGGACAATCGCAACCTCACCG GCATTTTGTCCCAGAGGATGTTCGTCATGCTGCCATGTGGTGGTGTGGgg GTGGACAATGACACCATCTGGAATGAGATGCACACCTCCACAGCAGCACGCACAGCAGCAGGCAGTGTTACAGAACTCGCTTTCAGAGTGGCCAAGGGAGAGCTGAag AACGGTTTTGCTGTCGTCAGACCACCAGGACATCATGCTGACCCATCAAACCCAAT gggtttttgttattttaactcGGTGGCCATTGCTGCTAAACAGCTCCAGCAGAAGTTGAACATTAATAAAATCCTCATTGTTGATTGG GATGTTCACCACGGAAATGGCACTCAGGAGATTTTCTACTCCGACCCTAGTGTGCTGTACATCTCACTACATCGCTATGACAATGGGAACTTCTTCCCTGGAAGTGGAGGTCCAGAAGAG GTGGGCTCTGGTGCAGGTGAAGGATTTAATGTAAACGTGGCATTTGCTGGTGGTCTCGACCCTCCGATGGGTGATGCTGAATATCTCGCTGCATTCAG gatggtGGTAATGCCCATCGCTCAGGATTTCTCCCCAGACTTGGTGCTTGTCTCAGCAGGGTTTGATGCTGCAGAGGGACACTTGGCTCCATTAGGGGGATACAGAGTCACCGCCAAGt GTTTTGGGTTCTTGACCCAGCAGTTGATGAAGTTAGCAGGAGGTCGTGTGGTTTTGGCTCTGGAGGGGGGTCACGACCTCACAGCAATCTGTGATGCGTCCGAGTCGTGTGTTAGTGCACTGCTGGGGCTGGAG GATCCTTTGCCAGAGGAAGTGCTGAATCAGAAACCCAACGCTAACGCAGTGCAGTCACTACAGAAAGTCCTGCACATACAGA gtgAGTACTGGCCATGTGTGAGGGAGATGATGATGTCTGTGTGTTCGTCGTATGTCGGTGCTCAGAAGGGAGACAGTGAAGAAACTGCTGCAGTGAAAGCTCTCGCCTCGCTCTCTGTCGGAGTCCTGAACAATATCAAGAG AGTCTCTGATGAACCAATGGAGGACTAG